In a single window of the Montipora capricornis isolate CH-2021 chromosome 11, ASM3666992v2, whole genome shotgun sequence genome:
- the LOC138024695 gene encoding alpha-ketoglutarate-dependent dioxygenase alkB homolog 7, mitochondrial-like, whose translation MADTRVLNFCKSLFSSRFSAIHVKSFRYFTRYLSSKASDFRVERDRVSFITEGCSIEELEKVQDLVVGNLEICEEFVSEEEEGLLLKEVEPYLKRQKYQYDHWDDAIHGYRETEKSRWSQESLSIFQRIRDVSFGPELELLPHVHVLDLDKAGYIKPHIDSIKFCGDIISGVSLLSPSIMRFKHEKFCNVKVDALLRPRSLYVIRNAVRYEFSHEILSEDESVWKGEVIPRGRRISLILRCQPSQS comes from the exons atggcggacacacGGGTACTTAACTTTTGTAAATCGTTGTTTTCATCGCGATTTTCTGCGATCCACGTCAAATCTTTCCGTTATTTTACAAGATATTTATCGTCCAAGGCCTCTGATTTTAGGGTCGAGAGGGATAGGGTATCATTTATAACAGAAGGCTGCAGCATCGAGGAACTTGAAAAGGTCCAAGATCTAGTTGTTGGGAATTTAGAAATTTGCGAAGAGTTTGTATCTGAAGAAGAGGAGGGCTTACTCCTAAAGGAGGTTGAACCATATTTGAAAAGACAAAAGTATCAATATGATCACTGGGACGAT GCAATTCATGGCTATAGGGAAACAGAGAAATCAAGATGGAGTCAAGAATCCTTGTCAATATTTCAGAGAATAAGAGATGTATCTTTTGGGCCTGAGTTAGAACTTTTGCCTCATGTACATGTGTTGGACTTAGACAAAGCTGG cTATATCAAACCACACATAGATAGCATTAAG ttttgtGGGGACATCATATCTGGTGTTAGTCTTCTGTCTCCCTCAATTATGAGGTTTAAACATGAGAAGTTTTGTAATGTCAAGGTTGATGCCCTTCTCAGACCAAGATCACTCTACGTAATAAG gaATGCAGTGAGGTATGAATTTAGTCACGAAATATTGAGTGAAGATGAATCTGTTTGGAAGGGAGAGGTTATCCCTAGAGGAAGAAGAATATCACTGATTCTCAGATGCCAACCATCGCAATCATAA
- the LOC138024693 gene encoding uncharacterized protein: MEATAEERRANGFCRYYIRGECREGNHCRFSHDSRDVPVCHYYQEGRCLFGKDCWYNHPDEQQFMPPVYPSLAVLDVGVVRPSSNLNLLLAAAVAGAQTDEDNSSSDEDDLEPLTLDKAMELWMKHKKPKENEAQKEENKNVDAESDDSSEEFGFLEKSVHEFFHELRRYDMTSWNVESVHKLISHLTDLHIKEFDDFNISLSMTLGEVIRLWRQESSQTAELFLRISEKDEADLSSLILTLCNAPVKVKFLEKHIASILTASQRKFPNEWRTEAIAKLLQNVEDNGFNIDATEVFHRMGKEFGDPEVLGKLVRDYLLTNAEKDSFSCRCNTAECECPAIVDEGIAFIVFAGLERKMNWDEEDKLKFFRCATDTLWTPEVLSELGELFNIKDAVNVCHPRVDKRLNWNAKEFVISEDAAGRDKAAQRKLYPQRKCRGLRCSNQPKRGCDFDMCGRCCKKIAEPCSVHEDFSVFEPPVFHGNYSLTKIEPRALFSSKTDLDHLISVTPFRSVTFGSDFSVHDDDVIKIVDLCKDSLVVLELGSSNTGAGVWLSDGAVQHIANYCPNLRKLRLESVTGVTDNAINDVMTKCPLLEELEVSGHDRSSGSLTDECIKRLFDLSVLPSLKGLIITDQMRVHHDVVYRLRRCRPNLKIIAGETDSDSFAHSMVLSMCGMSYGDGLY, encoded by the exons ATGGAGGCCACAGCCGAAGAAAG gAGGGCTAATGGCTTTTGTAG ATACTACATTCGAGGAGAATGCCGAGAAGGAAATCACTGTCGTTTTTCACATGACAGCAGAGATGTACCA GTATGTCATTATTACCAGGAAGGAAGGTGTCTGTTTGGTAAAGACTGCTGGTACAATCATCCTGATGAACAACAATTCAT GCCACCTGTTTATCCATCTCTAGCTGTTCTTG ATGTAGGTGTCGTCCGGCCAAGTAGTAATCTGAATTTATTGCTAGCTGCTGCTGTTGCTGGTGCGCAAACTGATGAAGACAATAGCAGCAGTGATGAGGATGATCTGGAACCATTGACACTAGATAAAGCAATGGAGCTCTGGATGAAGCACAAAAAACCTAAGG AAAACGAGGCACAGAAAGAAGAGAATAAAAATGTCGATGCTGAGAGTGACGATTCAAGCGAAGAATTCGGCTTTCTTGAAAAAAGCGTGCACGAATTCTTCCACGAGCTCAGACGATATGACATGACTTCCTGGAATGTGGAGTCGGTGCACAAGCTCATTTCCCACCTCACTGATCTTCATATCAAGGAGTTTGACGATTTTAACATCTCGCTAAGTATGACTCTTGGGGAGGTGATACGTCTCTGGCGCCAAGAGTCAAGTCAAACAGCTGAGTTGTTCTTGAG AATATCCGAAAAAGACGAAGCAGACCTCTCCAGCTTAATCTTGACTCTTTGCAACGCACCGGTGAAGGTCAAATTTCTGGAGAAGCACATAGCTTCCATTCTGACAGCCTCGCAGAGAAAGTTCCCCAACGAATGGCGCACCGAGGCTATAGCAAAACTTTTGCAGAACGTGGAAGACAATGGTTTTAATATCGATGCAACTGAAGTGTTTCATCGTATGGGCAAAGAGTTTGGTGATCCGGAGGTACTGGGGAAGCTTGTTCGGGACTACCTTTTGACGAATGCAGAGAAAGACTCGTTCAGTTGCAGGTGTAATACTGCAGAATGTGAATGCCCGGCTATTGTTGATGAAGGAATTGCTTTCATAGTCTTTGCTGGTTTAGAGAGAAAGATGAATTGGGACGAAGAAGACAAGTTGAAGTTTTTCAGATGTGCTACTGACACCTTGTGGACGCCTGAGGTTTTGAGTGAATTAG GTGAGCTATTCAACATCAAAGATGCTGTTAACGTTTGTCATCCACGAGTGGACAAACGCCTAAACTGGAATGCCAAAGAGTTTGTTATCTCTGAAGACGCGGCAGGTCGCGATAAAGCAGCCCAGAGGAAGCTTTACCCTCAGCGTAAATGCAGGGGATTGAGGTGCTCGAACCAGCCGAAAAGGGGTTGCGATTTCGATATGTGTGGGCGGTGTTGCAAGAAGATAGCAGAGCCATGCTCTGTTCACGAAGATTTTAGCGTGTTTGAGCCACCCGTGTTTCATGGAAATTACAGTCTTACGAAAATTGAACCTAGGGCTTTATTCAG CTCCAAAACTGATTTGGATCATCTTATCAGTGTTACTCCGTTTCGAAGTGTTACCTTCGGTTCAGACTTCTCTGTGCatgatgatgacgtcatcaaGATCGTAGACCTCTGCAAAGACAGCTTAGTGGTACTCGAACTTGGGTCCTCCAACACTGGGGCTGGCGTATGGCTATCAGATGGGGCCGTTCAACACATCGCTAACTACTGCCCTAACTTGCGCAAACTCCGCTTGGAATCCGTTACTGGTGTCACTGACAATGCCATTAATGACGTCATGACCAAATGTCCTCTGTTAGAGGAGCTTGAGGTTAGCGGTCATGATCGCAGCTCTGGTTCTCTGACAGATGAATGTATCAAGCGGTTGTTTGACCTAAGTGTGTTACCTAGTCTGAAGGGTTTAATCATAACAGATCAAATGCGCGTGCACCATGACGTGGTGTACCGTCTGCGCAGGTGCAGACCTAATTTGAAGATAATCGCGGGTGAAACTGACAGCGATAGCTTCGCGCATTCCATGGTGCTTTCTATGTGCGGTATGAGTTATGGAGACGGACTGTATTAG